In the genome of Candidatus Omnitrophota bacterium, one region contains:
- the tuf gene encoding elongation factor Tu, with protein sequence MAKEKFERTKPHVNVGTIGHVDHGKTTLTAAITTVMEKKGLATKISYDEVAKASESQGRRDATKILTIAVSHVEYSTENRHYAHVDCPGHADYVKNMITGAAQMDGAILVVSAADGPMPQTREHILLARQVNVPSIVVFLNKVDTVEDPELLDLVELEVRELLSKYEYPGDDTPIIRGSALKALNGEDDELGEKSILALMEAVDTFIPTPAREVDKPFLMPVEDVFSITGRGTVGTGRIERGEIKVGEEVEIVGLSHDSKKTTVTGVEMFRKLLDSGQAGDNVGLLLRGVEKTDLERGHVLAATGSIKPHTKFRAQVYILTKDEGGRHTPFFKGYRPQFYFRTTDVTGTIELPEGVEMVMPGDNLEINGELFTPIAMEKELRFAIREGGRTVGAGVVAEIY encoded by the coding sequence ATGGCTAAGGAGAAATTTGAAAGAACAAAGCCTCACGTAAACGTGGGAACGATTGGGCACGTGGACCACGGGAAGACGACGTTGACGGCGGCGATTACGACGGTAATGGAGAAGAAGGGACTGGCGACGAAGATCAGCTACGACGAGGTAGCGAAGGCGAGCGAGAGCCAGGGGCGCAGAGACGCGACAAAGATTTTGACGATTGCAGTGAGTCACGTGGAGTACAGCACGGAGAACCGGCATTACGCGCACGTGGACTGTCCGGGTCACGCGGATTATGTAAAGAACATGATCACGGGTGCGGCTCAGATGGACGGGGCGATCTTGGTGGTGTCTGCGGCGGACGGACCGATGCCTCAGACGCGTGAGCATATATTGCTGGCTCGGCAAGTGAACGTTCCTTCGATTGTGGTGTTTTTGAACAAGGTGGACACGGTTGAAGATCCGGAGCTGCTGGACTTGGTGGAACTGGAAGTCCGGGAGCTGCTGAGCAAGTACGAGTATCCCGGGGACGACACTCCGATTATCAGAGGGAGTGCGTTGAAGGCATTAAACGGCGAGGACGACGAGCTTGGGGAGAAGTCGATACTTGCGTTAATGGAAGCGGTAGACACGTTTATTCCGACACCGGCTCGTGAGGTGGACAAGCCGTTTTTGATGCCTGTAGAGGATGTATTTTCGATTACGGGGCGCGGAACGGTAGGGACGGGAAGAATCGAGCGCGGTGAGATAAAGGTAGGGGAAGAAGTAGAGATTGTGGGTTTGTCCCATGACTCGAAGAAGACGACGGTGACCGGGGTAGAGATGTTCCGGAAGCTGTTGGACAGCGGGCAAGCCGGGGACAATGTAGGGTTGTTGCTCAGAGGAGTGGAGAAGACGGACCTGGAGAGAGGCCATGTATTGGCTGCGACAGGGAGCATCAAGCCACACACGAAATTTAGAGCCCAGGTGTATATATTGACGAAGGACGAGGGCGGGCGGCACACTCCGTTTTTCAAGGGGTACCGGCCGCAGTTTTATTTTAGAACAACGGATGTAACAGGGACGATTGAGTTGCCTGAAGGCGTGGAGATGGTGATGCCGGGAGATAACCTGGAGATCAACGGGGAGTTGTTCACGCCGATCGCGATGGAGAAGGAATTGCGTTTCGCGATTCGAGAAGGTGGCCGTACGGTTGGTGCCGGCGTCGTCGCCGAAATCTACGA